In the Phaseolus vulgaris cultivar G19833 chromosome 7, P. vulgaris v2.0, whole genome shotgun sequence genome, one interval contains:
- the LOC137830369 gene encoding ammonium transporter 1 member 1-like, whose product MSLQTCSADQLAQLFGSNTTDPHAAATLICDQFAAVSRNFTDTGYAIDSTYLLFSAYLVFSMQLGFAMLCAGSVRAKNTMNIMLTNVLDAAAGGLFYYLFGFAFAFGSPSNGFIGKHYFGLTDIHAQNLDYSNFLYQWAFAIAAAGITSGSIAERTQFVAYLVYSSFLTGFVYPVVSHWFWSPDGWASAFNLHNLLFSTGVIDFAGSGVVHMVGGVAGLWGALIEGPRIGRFDHTGRAVALRGHSASLVVLGTFMLWFGWYGFNPGSFNKILVPYNPGSKYGQWSAVGRTAVTTTLAGSTAALTTLFGKRVLSGHWNVTDVCNGLLGGFAAITAGCAVVEPWAAIVCGFVASVVLIACNKLAERVRFDDPLEAAQLHGGCGAWGVIFTALFAKKEYVFEAYGGDASRPHGLFMGGGGRLLAAHVIQILVIVGWVSATMGPLFWLLKKLNLLRISSEDELAGMDMTRHGGFAYAYEDDETQKHGIQLRKVEPNSSTPTTDE is encoded by the coding sequence ATGTCGCTGCAAACTTGTTCGGCGGACCAACTAGCCCAGCTCTTTGGCTCAAACACAACCGACCCCCACGCCGCCGCCACGCTGATATGCGACCAGTTCGCCGCCGTCAGTAGGAACTTCACTGACACGGGCTACGCCATCGACAGCACCTACCTCCTCTTCTCCGCGTACCTCGTGTTCTCGATGCAGCTCGGCTTCGCCATGCTCTGCGCGGGTTCAGTCCGCGCCAAAAACACCATGAACATCATGCTCACCAACGTACTCGACGCCGCCGCCGGCGGCCTCTTCTACTACCTCTTTGGTTTCGCCTTCGCCTTCGGCTCCCCTTCAAACGGCTTCATCGGGAAACACTACTTCGGCCTCACAGACATCCACGCCCAGAATTTAGACTACAGCAACTTCCTTTACCAGTGGGCCTTCGCCATCGCCGCCGCCGGCATCACCAGCGGCTCCATCGCCGAGCGAACGCAGTTCGTCGCGTACCTAGTCTACTCTTCCTTCCTCACCGGGTTTGTGTATCCGGTAGTCTCTCACTGGTTCTGGTCCCCTGACGGTTGGGCATCCGCGTTCAACCTACACAATCTTTTATTCTCCACCGGCGTAATCGACTTCGCCGGCTCCGGCGTTGTCCATATGGTCGGCGGCGTGGCGGGACTCTGGGGCGCGCTTATCGAGGGTCCCCGAATCGGGCGATTCGATCACACGGGACGCGCGGTGGCCTTACGTGGCCACAGCGCCTCGTTAGTCGTGCTCGGAACCTTCATGCTGTGGTTCGGTTGGTACGGTTTTAACCCTGGTTCGTTCAACAAAATCTTGGTCCCTTATAACCCAGGGTCTAAGTACGGTCAATGGAGCGCGGTTGGGAGAACCGCGGTTACCACAACTCTGGCAGGCTCAACGGCGGCGTTGACCACGCTCTTCGGGAAACGGGTGCTGTCTGGTCACTGGAACGTCACCGATGTCTGCAACGGTTTGTTGGGCGGATTCGCCGCCATCACAGCCGGTTGTGCTGTGGTAGAGCCGTGGGCAGCTATCGTGTGTGGTTTTGTGGCGTCCGTTGTCTTGATCGCGTGTAACAAACTGGCGGAGAGGGTTAGGTTTGACGATCCGTTAGAGGCGGCGCAGCTGCATGGAGGGTGCGGCGCGTGGGGGGTGATTTTCACGGCGCTGTTCGCGAAGAAGGAGTACGTATTTGAGGCTTACGGGGGAGATGCGTCGAGGCCGCACGGGTTGTTCATGGGGGGTGGAGGGCGGTTGTTGGCGGCGCACGTGATTCAGATTTTGGTCATTGTTGGGTGGGTTAGTGCCACCATGGGACCTCTCTTCTGGCTGCTAAAAAAATTGAATCTTTTGAGGATTTCCTCCGAAGATGAACTCGCGGGTATGGATATGACCCGGCATGGAGGGTTTGCGTACGCCTATGAGGATGATGAGACGCAGAAGCATGGGATTCAGTTGAGAAAGGTTGAACCCAACTCCTCCACTCCCACCACTGATGAGTGA